A window of Rhodopirellula halodulae contains these coding sequences:
- a CDS encoding MFS transporter, producing the protein MPIRFFLILGAFLLSVLMWVDRACISAAKDDMAMDLGFTDQQMGWVMSSFALGYALFQVPSGKLADRFGPRKVMAVVCLVWSAFTVLTGVVRGLFAMIGLRFLFGMGESGGYPTLARAFTSWLPMNERGITNSISFSGGRLGAALAMPGVVWLIGALGGWQQTFWFFGSLGILFAVMWFLLFRDLPEEHFAVSEQEANHIIESRSPKRASQESATLEEPAIRFSEMLRSPNMLMLMFQYVAHNFTFFFTVSWFFPYLKQQYSLTNEQTGLYAAAPLLCGVLGNWLAGFTVDRLYSQNRWKLSRRLPAAVGFTFGAIGMSLCVNMTTPMSAVICMCIAIFGSDMILSPSWSTCMDIGGKSAGAVSGAMNMVGNLGSFATSLAFPYLVAYFNAHQPFFYLAAALNLVAIFLWFRISPDRSIADELGLHRNPDGSSSAGATT; encoded by the coding sequence ATGCCCATCCGTTTCTTTTTGATTCTCGGCGCATTCCTGCTGTCCGTTCTGATGTGGGTTGATCGGGCATGCATCTCCGCCGCCAAAGACGACATGGCGATGGACCTTGGGTTCACTGACCAACAGATGGGTTGGGTCATGTCCTCTTTCGCATTGGGATACGCCTTGTTTCAAGTCCCCAGTGGCAAGCTGGCCGATCGCTTCGGGCCGCGAAAAGTGATGGCGGTTGTTTGCCTTGTTTGGTCGGCCTTTACGGTGTTGACCGGAGTGGTACGCGGCCTATTCGCCATGATCGGTCTGCGTTTCTTATTCGGAATGGGAGAATCGGGCGGCTATCCGACGTTGGCTCGCGCGTTCACCTCTTGGTTGCCCATGAACGAACGTGGCATCACGAACTCCATCAGTTTTTCAGGTGGACGGTTGGGGGCGGCACTCGCCATGCCCGGCGTGGTGTGGCTGATTGGAGCTTTGGGCGGATGGCAACAAACGTTCTGGTTCTTTGGAAGCCTTGGAATCCTTTTCGCCGTGATGTGGTTCCTTCTGTTTCGCGATTTGCCTGAAGAACACTTCGCGGTTTCAGAACAAGAGGCGAATCACATCATCGAATCGCGATCGCCAAAACGCGCGTCTCAAGAATCGGCGACTTTGGAAGAACCCGCGATTCGTTTCAGTGAGATGTTACGGTCGCCCAACATGCTGATGTTGATGTTTCAATATGTCGCGCACAACTTCACGTTCTTTTTCACTGTCAGTTGGTTCTTTCCCTACCTGAAACAACAGTATTCGCTCACCAACGAGCAAACCGGTCTCTATGCCGCGGCACCGTTGCTGTGCGGTGTTCTTGGAAATTGGTTGGCTGGCTTCACCGTCGACCGACTCTACAGCCAAAATCGTTGGAAGCTGTCCCGACGTTTGCCAGCCGCGGTTGGTTTCACTTTCGGTGCGATCGGGATGAGCTTGTGTGTGAACATGACGACGCCCATGTCCGCGGTCATTTGTATGTGCATCGCCATTTTTGGAAGCGACATGATCCTCAGTCCATCCTGGTCGACTTGCATGGATATCGGCGGAAAAAGTGCCGGCGCGGTCAGCGGTGCAATGAACATGGTCGGCAACCTGGGATCCTTCGCGACCTCATTGGCCTTTCCCTACTTGGTCGCCTATTTCAACGCTCACCAACCGTTCTTCTATCTCGCCGCGGCATTGAACTTGGTCGCGATTTTTCTTTGGTTCCGAATCAGTCCCGACCGTAGCATTGCCGACGAATTGGGGCTGCACAGGAATCCAGACGGTTCATCCAGCGCGGGAGCAACGACATGA
- a CDS encoding isocitrate/isopropylmalate dehydrogenase family protein, producing MTQSFHLVVLGGDGIGPEVCDQSVRLLKTIQPHLDGVEFNLDPHSVGVGEYQRSGEALPQSTFDACLASDAVLLGAMGLPNVRYPNGKEIAPQLDLRERLQLYGGVRPIRLFHEDDTPLKAHGAGDIDFVLVRESTEGLFYGRDAVADLEADEATNLLRITRTASERVCRLAFETARRRDGKKKVSLIDKANVLSSMVYFRHVFDEVAKDFPDIEAEHIYVDAAALFLVRRPQDFDVLVTENMFGDILSDLAAGLVGGMGMAPSGDIGDKAAVFQPSHGSAPDIAGQSIANPIAMHLSTAMMLEWLDHPETRRAADALNTAIADVLSDPTQRTADMGGKLSTVAITDQIADRLNYHLQAESTSV from the coding sequence ATGACTCAATCTTTCCACTTGGTCGTCCTTGGGGGCGATGGCATCGGTCCCGAAGTCTGCGACCAATCCGTCCGGTTGCTGAAAACGATTCAGCCCCATTTGGATGGTGTCGAGTTCAATCTGGATCCGCACAGCGTTGGCGTGGGCGAGTATCAACGCAGTGGCGAAGCACTGCCCCAGTCCACGTTTGATGCATGCTTGGCCAGCGACGCGGTTTTGCTCGGTGCCATGGGACTTCCCAACGTTCGGTATCCCAATGGAAAAGAGATCGCCCCTCAACTAGATCTTCGCGAACGTTTGCAATTGTACGGCGGAGTCCGCCCCATTCGATTGTTTCACGAGGACGACACGCCTCTTAAAGCACATGGTGCTGGCGACATTGACTTTGTCTTGGTTCGCGAAAGCACGGAAGGTTTGTTCTACGGCCGGGATGCTGTCGCGGACTTGGAAGCCGACGAAGCCACCAACCTGCTGCGGATCACGCGAACCGCTTCGGAACGAGTTTGCCGGTTGGCGTTCGAGACCGCGCGTCGTCGCGACGGGAAGAAGAAAGTCTCGTTGATCGACAAAGCCAACGTGCTTTCGTCCATGGTCTACTTCCGTCACGTGTTTGATGAAGTGGCGAAAGATTTCCCCGACATCGAAGCCGAACACATTTACGTCGATGCCGCGGCGTTGTTCCTGGTCCGGCGTCCTCAGGATTTTGACGTTTTGGTCACCGAGAACATGTTCGGTGACATCCTCTCGGACTTGGCGGCGGGCTTGGTTGGTGGGATGGGAATGGCTCCTTCCGGCGACATCGGCGACAAAGCGGCGGTGTTCCAGCCTTCGCACGGGTCCGCTCCGGATATCGCGGGACAATCCATCGCCAACCCAATCGCGATGCATCTTTCAACGGCGATGATGTTGGAATGGCTGGATCACCCGGAGACACGTCGTGCAGCCGATGCGCTCAACACGGCGATCGCGGACGTGCTGTCAGATCCAACGCAACGCACCGCCGACATGGGTGGCAAACTGTCGACGGTCGCCATCACTGACCAAATCGCGGACCGTTTGAACTATCACCTGCAAGCCGAATCAACCTCGGTTTGA